The Antennarius striatus isolate MH-2024 chromosome 8, ASM4005453v1, whole genome shotgun sequence nucleotide sequence CATGAAGCTCTCCTGCTAGCGTCTGATAGCTGAAACATGCTAACGACTGATGAGACCTggatcagctgcagctgcttgaAGCTACCAGTGGAAACATTGGCTGGGATAGATTGTCTGTTTCCACCAGCACAAGGACAAATGTATTGATGACTGAATAGATGTGTGTTGAtaggaaatggaaaataaatacaggaTAAAAGCCCAGCGTGTTTCTAACgggttcatttatttcattgtttgcaAGTTGAAATGAGAAAtaacgtaaacttgatttttattgttcCGTAcacttttttgaaaaccaacgtATAATCAGAACGACTGAACTCTGGACGACCtgaacctggattttatttattatgggatgttttaatgtcctggaattgtttctggtcagtctgagggaatagaactttagtgtttagagtagtaatgagattactttagtatttacagtagtaatgagattactttagtatttagagtagtaatgacattactttagtatttagagtagtaatgacattactttagtatttagagtagtaatgacattactttagtatttagagtagtaatgagattactttagtatttaaagtagtaatgagattactttagtatttagagtagtaatgacattactttagtatttagagtagtaatgagattactttagtatttagagtagtaatgacattactttagtatttacagtagtaatgacaatactttagtatttagagtagtactgacattacttaAGTAGTactttacagtagtaatgacattactttagtatttagagtagtactgacattactttagtagtactttacagtagtaatgacatttaaattacctcagatggagattagagattgaaatgtaagaaataacgacttacgaataattcagcttacaaacaacctctaggaaccagttgtgttcatatgttgggGACTACCTGTGCTCACATGTGGTCGGAACCCTTTGTGCTTAAGAGGATTGAATCAGTGTGTTGTCATGGCGATCAACTTTCACCTGTGAGATTCCTGGTATGTGGTTTGACACAGGGGGTTAGTGGACTTGAGAGGCCGGTCGTGGGTGTCCTACTTCTGTTAGAACTGGGTCGTAGAAAGTTTAGTGACATGCTGACAACCTGACCGGATTTCTGGTCCAGAGGAAACAGAACCGAGGACTGTAATCAATAAAAGAGATTATTGGAAGACAAGATTTGgccttatatttatttttcattttctttcaaaacacatatttaaagACACACATCTATTCTAGTCATCAGTAGATTAGTTCTTGGCAGGTGTAAACAGACAATCTATCCCAGCCAATGGTTCCACAGGTAGCTTCAAAGAGCAGCTGCTGATCCAGGTCTCATCAGTCGTTAGCATGCTTCAGCTATCAGACGCTAGCAGAGATTCTTGGCACAAATGAATGGTTTTCCAAGATGGCATTCCTGATTGGCCCAGCCGAGAACACCTGAACCAGAGGAAAGACCAACATCACAGAGTTAGAGACGTATCCCGGTGGAGGGTTCAGTTTCAGGCAGGTGTAAAGTCTGAAGATCAGAAGAGAAAGTCTGAGTCCTGGAGGCTGACCCAGCTGCACCTCAGTTACATCATTTCCTGCACACATGTGAGGTCCAGCCCCATCAGACCAACTATCCACAGCTAACCGTTAGCGTTTACACCTTTCTGTTCTCATTGATGGTTAGCTTAGGAGTCTCCGCAGACCTCCAAGAGGTTCCTTACCTTCACTGTTCAAGTACAGACATTCGTAGCGAGAACTGCTGCTGTGGGAGTACCAGTTGTCGTAGAGGAACGGTGTACCATCGTCCCACTTCCAGTAGCCCTGGATGGGGGATAATCGATATTTGTCACAACGCTGAGGACGAGTGTCCAGTAGTTATGTGTGAATCTGCTCTCTGACCTGGAACCGGTATCCACCAATCCAGGCTGTGGGGTAATTAGCACTCCTGGCCATATTCTGGAGGAAACTGTATTCCTCGAAGTTCCGGACCGACACCAGGTTGGATCCAATGCTCTCACAATGAAACTGGATGGAGAAACACGAGAAGGACACACAAAGAAAGGTGTTAGACCTCAGACAGACATCTCAGAACCTGGACCAATGAGAGTAGAGAGTCTGCAAATCAGAAGCACAGATTTTATTGGTATTTATTAACTCGTAACATCTATTACCTCTGCATTATTCCAGGCATATGCCATTGAGAGCAGCTGGTAACATTTGTTCTGGTACTGCTGCCATCCTGGAGGACAACTTACCGCCGATCTCTCCTCTGAAAGCAGAATGACATCAAACAAAATCAGATGTGGAGGAAATCCGTCATAAAGGTGTTTAAAAGCTGCTTGACTTGTTGCAGTTATTTTTAGGACAAACGGAATTTTGCAGATCAACAATCTTCTCTCCGTTATCTTCTAGATGAACTCACGTGGTGTCTGAACATCTGGTGTTTCCTCCAGAGAAACTCCTACAAGAAAGTGAGAACATGATGCTGTGAGTGTGTCCAGCGTTCAGGAGCGAGGTCGTGATCCCTGAGGATGAACCAGGTGAGCCTCGGCGTCTCGTCGTCAGACGGAAACTAACCTGGGATTGAAAGTTCAGCTCTCTCTTCCTGGACGTCTGAAACAAAGTGAAGCTGTGAGGAAACGTGAGGCGCTCAAATCAGAAGAGTCAGGACTGTCTGGAGTCTGACGGAGGCTTTACCTTCTGCAGCGCcgacagagaggaagacaccAAGAAGACAGACGAGCAGCTGGGTCTTCATGAGGAACATGATGAAGGTCTGCAGGACAAAGACCCATCAGAACGTTGAGCAAACGAGTGAGAAGATGATTAGATGTCAGCGTTTGGTTCTGTCCACAGATATTTAAAGCTCTACAATCCAAACGGTGAGCTGACGACTATCAAACGTTCCTTCATCCATCGGTCAAACACCTGCAGGTCAAGCGGCTGGACCAGACCAACCAGAGACACAAGGAAAGGACGAGCGCCTtcagagaggacagacaggtTCAGGTCTTACCTGGTTGAACTCAGCGTCTGCTGTGACCAACATGGAAGCTGGCTGTGCTCTTTATATACTGCCTCACCTCAAGACGCCGACGCCATCCCAGAGCGAGATAAGACGCCATCAGAAGGTGTCCGAGGTCAGGGTCCAGAGCAGAACCGGTGTTACACAATCCAGACTGCTGAGAAACAATCCATCACTTCactcagagctgctgctggaaccACTGACTGGAAACTGAACCCTGACGACGACGGCTGATGAGCCGCCCTCCTTTATTATCCTTACACATCTTTTTATGATGTTTTCAATAATCAAAAatagcaaaaagaaaatataaaggtTTGGTGGATAATGACACATAAATAGATTTCACAATTGTAAAAATGAAGAAGTTAGACCTATGTAAGCAAGACAGGTGCTGGTAATGAGCTCACATCATCATTTCGTTATTTCATTCATCATGTTTTGCCCCTCTGGTCTCCAGGAAATGATCCTAGACATCCCAGATTTACAACCAATAAGGAAACTTCCAGAAAAcatcatcatgtcatcatcaagaAATTCAGTTTGTCACGACAATCATCCAGCACAGACTGTAGTTACTGTTTGTCATTTTACAGTCATACTTTACAATGGTATTAATTgtatcattacagtatattgatGATCCGagtattatattttcatttcaagtatTAATCTGTACATTCTGTAAACTGTAACATCACCTACAGAACGAACAAGAGCACGAGACTTTCCGATCGGAGGAGAACAAATGGTTCTGGTGGTTTGTCATTGGCACCCATAGAAGTTCATTTACGGGATGACGTTCTCAGAATCATCTGAACGCAGGCCTTTCCTGTAAAACTTTATAGCAGGAAGGAACAAAACAAAGAGCTTTACAGCTCTGACTGGAAAGAGACCGTAAACGaccaacaaaccaggcagagtTCCAGGACTGGTTTTAgccaggtgtgttcaggtgcaACGGCAGCCCTTCGACTTTAAACCCTGACCTCAGAGACCTTCTGATGGCGTCTTATCTCGCTCTGGGATGGCGTCGGCGTCTTGAGGTGAGGCAGTATATAAAGAGCACAGCCAGCTTCCATGTTGGTCACAGCAGACGCTGAGTTCAACCAGGTAAGACCTGAacctgtctgtcctctctgaAGGCGCTCGTCCTTTCCTTGTGTCTCTGGTTGGTCTGGTCCAGCCGCTTGACCTGCAGGTGTTTGACCGATGGATGAAGGAACGTTTGATAGTCGTCAGCTCACCGTTTGGATTGTAGAGCTTTAAATATCTGTGGACAGAACCAAACGCTGACATCTAATCATCTTCTCACTCGTTTGCTCAACGTTCTGATGGGTCTTTGTCCTGCAGACCTTCATCATGTTCCTCATGAAGACCCAGCTGCTCGTCTGTCTTCTCggtgtcttcctctctgtcgGCGCTGCAGCAGGTAAAGCCTccgttgatgacatcactgtgacatcatcagtcgtCTCCACAGGTTCAGTCGTCCTGGTGACGGTTGACTGAATATTTAAAGGTGTAACTCCAGAAACACGTGAGGAGGAACGTCTTTAAACTGCAGTCCAGTGGAGGTCAGAGCGCCACCTCTGGTCAGAGCTGGTATTTGTATTCAGGTGTCTAGAAACAGGGTTCTGGAGGAGGTCCGGTTCCGGCCCGGAGCGGCTTTGTGATGTGTTCAGGGTTGGTTTTCAGGCTGAATgtgttctgcttcctgtcttcatCACGTCTGTCAATCATCTCTGAGTTCAAGAAGTCTGATCGTTGTCTGAGTGAAGAACCCACATCCACTCCGACTCCTGCTTGACGACCTGATGTTTGTCCTCCCAGTTGTTCCAGTGGAAGGCGTTCCAGAAGGTGGAGCTGTTCCGGTCCCAGGTCAGTCTATCGTCATCTCCACTGTCTGTCGTACATTTCACCTTCACGATCACCAGAACGAATCAATAGATCTGATCAGATGGAGACTAGAGGGAGTGTGGGCTCTGACAGCAGCGCTGGTTTCTCCCCCTAGTTGAGGCGACAGCAGACGTCACAGAGGCCAGAGCTGAGCTTTCAGTCCCAGGTTAGTGTCTGTCCCCGAGACCAGACCAGCAGGAGACCACGAGAGGTCCAGGCTGTCCTGGTTCCTCCTCAGGGATCACGACCCCGCTCCTGAACGCTGGACACATTCACAGCTTCATGTTCTGACGTTCTTGCAGGAGCTGCACCGGAGGAACCGCTGAATGTCCAGACGCTACGTGAGTTCATCCAGAAACCAGAGATCAGATTGAAGACAGAGGTCAAAAACCAGAGATGAACCCTTCATGTGGTTCACAGAGAGATCAGCTTCACAATGTCCTGAAGGATGGCAGCCATACAAGGACCACTGCTACCTTATGGTCAACCTCATGTACAACAGGATTAACGCGGAGGTAAATTAGATATATGCAAACGTTCTTCACCCGTTTTCTCTCTGACGTCTGAAGCTGtgcctccttctcttccatctCCACCCAGTTTCTTTGTGAGAGTCTGAATTCCAGCCTGGCATCAATACACAATTTATGGGAGCATCAATTCCTGAAGGAGCTGACCTGGAAGGCCGGCTTCAACACGGCCTGGATCGGTGGATACAATTTCCAGGTCAGGGTTTAGATCCAGACACGTCTCCTCCGCTGGAACAAACCCTAACTGTGTTGATTATTTACCCCCCCAGGGCTACTGGAGGTGGGACGACGGGACGCCGTTCAACTACAACAACTGGTACTCCAATGATGGTAGCTCCTACAAACCCTGCAACTACTTAAACAGTAACGGTGAGGAACCTCTTGGAGGTCCAAATGCAGTCTTGATGAAACTGAACCTCCACCAGAACCGGTCTCTAACTCTGATGTTGGTCTTGGTTTCAGGTGTTTACGGCTGGTCCAACAAGGAATGCACCGATTTACACGCATCCATCTGCTCCATGAAGGTCTCCTGCTAGCGTCCGATAGCTGAAACAAGCTAACGACGTGATGATACCTGGATCAGCCGCAGCTGTTTGAAGCCACCTGTGGAAACATGTGTTGTAACGATGACTAGAATAGATGTGTGTTGAtaggaaatggaaaataaatatatgatgaAATCTAAATGTGTTGTTATTCGATTTGCTTCAACACTCGACAAtgaaaagcagagagaaaaatgaaataaggagaaaagggaaattattttttcaaacgAGTCAAATTTAGCACATTTGTTTTTGATATAAAATCtaacttgaatattttttaagtaaagttcgataaaaacaaaacatttagaaatgaaGCTGAACgtgatttatgaatgaatgaatgaatgaatgagttcatttatttcatataacaaaaacaaaaataacaaaaataaccaataataaatacaccaaaAAGGTGTGAACACTGTCCAaaaaggagtaggaagaagTGTAAACGTGTTAAACtcttttttctcaaaaatactgaaaaaaaaaattcatagcAAAATACTTGCTGATAATATTCACAGAAGTGAATCAAGCATTTCTACTGCATAatcatagaaagatgaaataaaaaaaaataaagtaagtaAACCataaggaaaaaaacaataaaataaaacaatagagcacttattttattttatacagcaCACCATATAGCTCTCAGCAAAAGAAGCGCAGCTGTGCCAGAAGGAGCTAGTCACCATTTCACCAGTTTTGCCATTCATTTTTCCCCTTCACTTCAGATACagtaatattaaattaaattaaattaaacaataagataaaatgaaataaaattaaaaaaaatttaaaaacaaaaattatttttcaaacgCGTCAAACTTATCACGTTTggtaaaaacacaatatttacaAATGAAGTTAAACGTGATTTTTCCCCCCTTtacttccatccatccctccgAGCTCTTGccttttattttgatagtccTAACCGGATATTGGGCAGCATCCCGCGGGCTTGACTCCGCCGCATCCTCAGCATCACCCGCATCCTCGCAGCTGAGCCACGACGCGGGACAATGGACGACGTTCCTCCGATCATCCACATCTCCATCGCGCTGCGGATCCAGCCGAACGACGGGCCGGTGTTCTTCAAGGTGGACGGGACCCGCTTCGGCCAGAGCCGCACCATCAAGCTGCTCACCGGCTCCAAGTACCGGATCGAGGTGGTGCTGAAGCCCGGCGGCGTCGAGGCCACGTAAGAACCGACCGGCTCCGGGTGGTGGGGCTTGCCTGCAGATTGGAGGTGTCAGGTGGTCACGTGGTTCCCGCCGCCATGTTTCAGGTGACATCAAACCATGAAGGATCGGAGTCATGAATAAAAGAACGGaaccacacctcctcctcctcctcctcctcctcctcctgcaggccCGTGGGGCAGCATCACATGTCGGCCTGAATTAATCATGACCGGgtctggaggagcagcaggtccAAACGATCAGGCATCACTAATCAAACACAGATCAATGGGGAATAAAACTAAAATCCATCAGAGAAACTCTGATGTGGATTTATTCAGCCGCTATTAAGAATGAGGAAATTGGTTAACTAGATAAACTACAACCTCCGTGACTGAACTTTAAATTTAACCATTTACAAtatctaaaatcattttaattagttccagctttggaaaaaaaaaccctaaaccccctaaattatggaaaaaaaagatttttatcaaCCGTtaaacatgcagactttacctgtttacaattaattatatataagtggtaaagaacgagatccggtctcactgatgtcgtatccatccgccaacacgtggtaaagaacgagatccggtctcactgatgtggtatccatccgccaacacgtggtaaagaacgagatccggtctcactgatgtcgtatccatccgccaacacgtggtaaagaacgagatccggtctcactgatgtggtatccatccgccaacacgtggtaaagaacgagatccggtctcactgatgtggtatccatccgccaacacgtggtaaagaacgagatccggtctcactgatgtggtatccatccaccaacacgtggtaaagaacgagatccggtctcactgatgtggtatccatcctccatagcggtggtgtcctgaaacacgactcgtatctcggTTTCCACCAGACACAGAGGGGATGCTGACACTGACTTCTCCCTGAGGCTTGTCTTACAGGCGCACGCAGGTCGGTTAGAGTGAACgcgtcttcttcctcctgtttgTCGTCCCCATAGCAACATGAACATCGGAGGCGTCGTCTTCCCTCTGGAGCAGCAGTCCAGGGACGAGGAGTCGGTGGTCTATCACGGCCGGTACGACACCGAGGGCGTCCCCCACACCAAGAGCGGAGACCGACAACCAGTTCAAGTCAGTATCGAGGTGAGTCGTCCTGACCTGTGATTAATTCACACAGAGGAAACGACACTTTGACCCCGTCTGGTGCCTCTTGTCCAGTTTAACAAAGCAGGAACCTTCGAGACCGTCTGGCAGGCCAAGTACTACAACTACTACAAGAGGGAGCACTGCCAGTTCGGGAACAAGTTCAGCAGCATCGAGTACGAGTGCAAGCCCAACGAGACGCGAACCCTCATGTGGATCAACAAGGAGGCGTTCAACTGAGGCGgcctcccaccccccaacaaccccctcaaccccccccacGCCGAGCAGAGGACAGGAGTGGAACGAGGACCATCTCTGAAACGTCGAGGGCTCAATGAAAGGACATCTTCTTCTTGAAAAGCCGAGGTGCGAGTCGGTCACAGtttggtgttttttgtgtcGTTTATCCAAAAAGGCTTCGCCGCTcaaacaggtttttgttttcaagCTACACTCGAGCGCCAAGACGGCTCCGAGGACATCAGCTAATACTCACAGGTCCTTCACAGAGACGATTTCAAGGACGCCAAAGAGGCTTCACCCGTCGTTAGCTCCTCATGCGCTGAGGACAGCGGGGACTAGTTTTACCAAAACAGCTGTAAACAAATACCCAAAATGTCATTTACAACATTTTCAAGCTACGAATGCTAGCACACACCCCGTCTGTCCATGACGCGCAGCGCTAACCCAGTTAGCTTAGAGGCCACAGTGAAGAACGTAGCTTAAACAAAGGCGTGGTGAAGCTTCCAGAAAcatcatttattctttttaccATCTTGTCTAGGGGAACAGTGGCTCCAAAACCGAGTAGAAACATACAATAGAACATCGTCGGGGTACAGGAACAACCGGGTGTTGACTTTCATCCAGCAGATTAGAGTCATGTCAGTTCCATCTCTGTATTCAGTGTAAAAATTATTCTCAGCATGTTTCTTCAAATGTCACACCAGTAAAGTGGTCCAAATGCGGATTTAATGTTGacttcaaataaataatataaatttatGCCCAAGGCGGGGCAACCAGCAGCTAGCATGGTGCTAACTAGCGACCAGAAAGGACGTATTTAGTCGGATTTATCAAAGGTGtgtaaattataataataataataataataataataataattatctaTTTAAACAAATAGTTAATTCATccatcaatatttaattttcaattgATAATCAGTCAATGCTACCGACCATATATGGTCATACAGGTGGGAAACTGTCATGAGGAGGAAACGAGACTTCAGAGAGGTTTTGAATGAAACCACACAGACGTTCTCTATCTTCACCCGACATGAGGAAATGAATTTGTTGGGACTATTTTCTGTCGCTACAGGACAAAACAAGACGTGTTGGAAGACAGATTCTCTGTGGACTTCAGCCATCCTTCAGTTTCAGACCCGATGCTTCAGCTTGGATTCATTTTTGCCAAACATGTTAATTTGTATTTCATGAACATATCAATGCCTAAACCCTGtcattttgttgtgtgttgAATTGAGTCGTgtttatgaataaaacaatatgCTGAAccaacattgttgttgttgcattgAACGCTTCGacatgtttaattttaattaaagaaagaaaaacacgtTGAACGCTTCAACATGTTTAAGAACTGCAGGTTTTACACAACAAaccaaaatcaatcaatcagatttttttgtacaaattcACAAAACGGGTcagtgaccttgaccttgagaaaattaggtcaaggtcaaatttcaacttttgttacactcaggaaccggataagatagaaagacaagagaggaggccagtgtgagtaagaccatagatcaaagctcgtGGTTTGATGTGTGCCTAACAGGtattggatcatgggtcttttatgaCTCTGACCTATGCAAGCCCCTctacgagggagaaggccagtgctttgatcaaagatagtgctttgatcaatgagaTCTGGCTTTGAACTATGGTCTTACGTCAGTGTGGATTCTTACTTACAAGTGTTAGCAACAATTCATGGGTTTGCATCTCAAAATTATAGCCTAACACTATTTTTTCACCCAACTATCAACTATCAccttttttcttccaaaaacaAGTACTTCAGGAGGTGTAAACCTTAGATAGTTAGtatagtttttcttttcttattcaaACAACACATGCTAACCACAATGCCACTGAGCAGAGACAAAGATAGACAAAGAAAGGGGTTAGCATGTCAGAGGATGACTGAAGGAGAAGAAGCTGAgagggccagtgtgagtaagaggcaggactgcaacatcccgagACACggtgtattgttattgtcagtgttcgtgtgtccgtccatccgctagtccaccaaatatcttcacaaccgttgcagatagaaagatgaaacaaaaaggacattactcaggcagcaaaggggatgagaatgagatgatgaccctgacaaaactaggtcaaggtcaaatttcaacttttgtacactcaggaaccggataagagagaaaaatgagggagaaggccagtgtgtgtaagctagtgctttgatcaatgacagtaggtcagagcactagctttgatccttgacctatgcaaataggtcaggataaaatttggAAATCAGGGCCAATGcatgactgcattggttctagttttgtatttatatttac carries:
- the LOC137599864 gene encoding galactose-specific lectin nattectin-like gives rise to the protein MLVTADAEFNQTFIMFLMKTQLLVCLLGVFLSVGAAEDVQEERAELSIPGVSLEETPDVQTPQERSAVSCPPGWQQYQNKCYQLLSMAYAWNNAEFHCESIGSNLVSVRNFEEYSFLQNMARSANYPTAWIGGYRFQGYWKWDDGTPFLYDNWYSHSSSSRYECLYLNSEGVLGWANQECHLGKPFICAKNLC
- the LOC137600824 gene encoding type-2 ice-structuring protein-like, producing MLVTADAEFNQTFIMFLMKTQLLVCLLGVFLSVGAAAVVPVEGVPEGGAVPVPVEATADVTEARAELSVPGAAPEEPLNVQTLQRSASQCPEGWQPYKDHCYLMVNLMYNRINAEFLCESLNSSLASIHNLWEHQFLKELTWKAGFNTAWIGGYNFQGYWRWDDGTPFNYNNWYSNDGSSYKPCNYLNSNGVYGWSNKECTDLHASICSMKVSC
- the cnrip1a gene encoding CB1 cannabinoid receptor-interacting protein 1a; translated protein: MDDVPPIIHISIALRIQPNDGPVFFKVDGTRFGQSRTIKLLTGSKYRIEVVLKPGGVEATNMNIGGVVFPLEQQSRDEESVVYHGRYDTEGVPHTKSGDRQPVQVSIEFNKAGTFETVWQAKYYNYYKREHCQFGNKFSSIEYECKPNETRTLMWINKEAFN